The DNA segment CTGAATGCCGCGCAAGCCGATGAAGTCGCGCGCTGGAATTACCCGGCCTGGTGGATTGACGCTGTGAAGCGCGCATGGCCGCATGCGTGGCAAGCGGTGCTCGCGGCCGGCAATACACAAGGTCCACTCACGCTGCGCGTCAACGCGCGCCAATCAACGGTCGACGGTTACCTGCACACGCTGCGCGAGCACCACATCGGCGCGAGCAGGATAGGCGAGTACGCGGTGCGTCTGGATACGCCGATGCCTGTCGACCGCATTCCCGGCTTCAGTGAAGGTACGGTCTCCGTGCAGGACGCCGGCGCGCAACTCGCTGCGCCGCTGCTCGACGTGCGCGACGGGATGCGCGTGCTCGATGCGTGCGCCGCGCCTGGGGGCAAGACGGGCCATCTGCTGGAACTCGCCAGGCTGCAACTCGTAGCGCTCGAGAGCGACGCGTCGCGCGCGCGGCGCATCGGCGACAATCTGCAGCGGCTTAAGCTCGAAGCAGAAGTGCGGATCGGCGACGCCGGCACGCCGGCCAAATGGCATGACGACATCGACCAGCCATTCGACCGTATTCTTGCCGACGTGCCGTGCTCTGCGTCGGGCATCGTGCGACGTCATCCGGATATTCGCTGGCTGCGCCGCGCGTCGGACATGCCCGCGCTGGTCGCCGAGCAGCGCCGCATTCTCGAAGCGCTCTGGCCGCTCGTGAAACCCGGCGGCGAACTGCTCTATGTGACGTGTTCGATCTTTCCCGAAGAAGGCGAGCTGCAGGCGCAGTGGTTTGGAAACAAGTACCAGGATGCGGTACGATTGGACGCGCCAGGGCAACTTTTACCCGCTGTTGCCCGCGCGCCCGCCGACACATCGGCCGGTTCCCTGGCCGGACAACCCGCTGGGAGCAGCGCCGGCGCGAATTCAGACCACGACGGATTTTTCTACGCGCGCTTCCAGAAACGGTGACCATCAAACGCTTTTACCCGCTTCGGCTCGCTGCCGTGCTCTGGATCGCGCTGGCCGTCTGGCTAGCCGCACCGGGCGTGGCGCACGCCGATTCGATCGCGGTGCAGCGTGCGTCGCTGCAGGCCGACGCTACAGGCTGGAGTCTCGACGCGCGGTTTGACTTCGAGCTGAACAGCAATCTCGAGGACGCGGTCAACAAAGGCATTCCGCTGTATTTCACTACCGATTTCGAACTGAGCCGGCCGCGCTGGTACTGGT comes from the Paraburkholderia sp. PREW-6R genome and includes:
- the rsmB gene encoding 16S rRNA (cytosine(967)-C(5))-methyltransferase RsmB, which translates into the protein MTTKPSSRSASHSARPRDSRLSLLHLAPESLGFALDSAGQAVGSVRLGAALPAALQSVLASVPEGSAAAARGAVQDIAYRTMRRLATAEWLIARLVKKAPPPHVGHVLACAFALLIDDEADAAYSPFTIVDQAVSAIAARREFAFAKGLVNAVLRNFLRERETLLNAAQADEVARWNYPAWWIDAVKRAWPHAWQAVLAAGNTQGPLTLRVNARQSTVDGYLHTLREHHIGASRIGEYAVRLDTPMPVDRIPGFSEGTVSVQDAGAQLAAPLLDVRDGMRVLDACAAPGGKTGHLLELARLQLVALESDASRARRIGDNLQRLKLEAEVRIGDAGTPAKWHDDIDQPFDRILADVPCSASGIVRRHPDIRWLRRASDMPALVAEQRRILEALWPLVKPGGELLYVTCSIFPEEGELQAQWFGNKYQDAVRLDAPGQLLPAVARAPADTSAGSLAGQPAGSSAGANSDHDGFFYARFQKR